A section of the Styela clava chromosome 9, kaStyClav1.hap1.2, whole genome shotgun sequence genome encodes:
- the LOC144427257 gene encoding protein FAM200B-like, protein MKPSKLLRHLESKHVGFKDKPLEFFQRREQYYEEEMKLMRVSSTSSSDVLMASYLVASRIAKSNKPFTIGEQLILPTCKDICREVVSEAAAKKIAQVPLSARTVSRRVEDIAEYIESELIERINKSPWFALQCDESIDISDNANFLVYVRYLYQEDIHEDMLCLLLLPTKTTAAELFKFLNDYISGKLNWNNCVGVCTDGAAAMIGRLSGLVTRNKEVAPNCNSTHCVIHGEMLASKKMSPELNEVMNHVVKVNNFIRAHSLNSRLFAQLCEDMEAEHRNLLLHTEIRWLSRGKSLNRDFDLRLPLRTFLMEKRSQFAEQFNDKQWLQKLAYLCDIFSLLNDLNLSLQVKMTTVFV, encoded by the coding sequence ATGAAGCCTTCGAAACTTCTTCGACATTTGGAGTCAAAGCACGTAGGATTTAAAGATAAACCACTGGAGTTTTTTCAGAGACGGGAACAATATTATGAGGAAGAAATGAAGTTAATGAGGGTCAGCTCGACGTCCAGTTCTGATGTGCTTATGGCATCATATCTCGTGGCCAGTCGAATAGCAAAATCGAACAAACCATTTACAATCGGAGAACAACTTATTTTGCCCACCTGTAAAGATATTTGCCGCGAAGTTGTTAGTGAGGCTGCAGCAAAGAAAATTGCACAAGTTCCCTTATCAGCCCGCACTGTTAGCAGACGCGTCGAAGATATAGCCGAGTACATTGAATCTGAATTGATAGAACGCATTAATAAGTCCCCATGGTTTGCTCTTCAATGTGATGAGTCGATTGATATCAGCGATAATGCAAATTTTCTTGTTTACGTGAGATATCTTTACCAGGAAGATATACACGAGGATATGTTATGCCTTTTATTATTGCCGACCAAAACTACAGCAGctgaattattcaaatttctGAATGATTACATTTCAGGAAAATTAAATTGGAATAATTGTGTCGGAGTATGCACAGATGGGGCTGCAGCTATGATTGGGAGGTTGTCTGGATTGGTAACTCGTAACAAAGAGGTCGCACCTAACTGCAATTCAACGCATTGTGTTATTCACGGAGAAATGTTGGCCAGCAAAAAGATGTCACCTGAACTTAACGAAGTAATGAATCATGTCGTTAAAGTTAATAATTTCATCAGGGCACATTCTTTGAACTCCCGATTGTTTGCACAGCTTTGCGAAGATATGGAAGCAGAACATAGAAACCTTTTGCTGCACACAGAAATTAGGTGGTTATCCAGAGGAAAATCGTTAAACCGTGACTTTGATCTACGTCTGCCGTTAAGAACATTTTTAATGGAGAAACGGTCTCAGTTTGCTGAACAGTTCAATGATAAACAGTGGCTGCAAAAACTTGCATACTTGTGCGACATATTTAGCTTGCTTAACGATCTTAATCTGTCACTTCAAGTTAAAATGACTACAGTCTTTGTGTGA